A stretch of DNA from Syngnathus acus chromosome 1, fSynAcu1.2, whole genome shotgun sequence:
CGGCCTACCGGCTATGGCCTTGATGACGTCATCTCTCTTGTTGTGGCTGTTGTTACGCGCCTTGAAGGCGATCTGGTAGGTGGCGTGGTTGGGCTTCTTGAACCAAGGCTCCAGGAAGGTGGACATATACCGCATCATGTCCTCCGGGAAGGCCTTGCACGTGCCCGTGACCTGCGTGGATTTGACACATGACATACATGACCTACATGAAAGAAATGCCGACTGCTCGCTTGCTAGAAGTGCATTGTAGTCATCTTGCTAAAAGTAGGACGCTGTTGTATTGATTTTTTGCTTCTCACCGGCAGCATGCGGAGAATGACGCgcgtctttttcttcttggtgGCGTGCAGATCGGACAAGATGTGATGAACCAGCTTGTCGGACTCTACAGTTTTGAGTAGCAGAAATGAAAACGCGCCACTCCCCATCCGACCATCCATCAGATTTGGACACTGCGGGCAGCCTACGTAGCTGACTTGGACCCAGCATTGATGATGTTTACCCAGATTGCGAGTTCTGATGAAGATGACGTTGTTGGCTCCGCTGTCCAGGGCCTGGAAACGTCGCTCTTGTCTCCCGCCGCCCGCTCGCAGCTGCGCCACCTCTTTCTTCAGAGCGTCCTCCACGTCAACTTCTTCTTTGGCGTTTTCTCCTTCGCTGCATTCTCCGGCTTCCTCTTCAAACTGGCCGCCGGCGGAAAAGTCGCACGTTGTCAATGTCAGCTTAAAAGTGTCATGAAATGaagatgaataaaatgcaagCCATTCGGTCGGTCTTGTTTGAACAAGTCCTTCTGTCTTGTGGAAAGCATGACTTCACTGGAGCAACTGACATTTGAGGTAAAGCTGAGTTGATGTTCACTGTCATGTCAACACTTTTCACCATTCAGTGTAAGAGCCAATGTGACAGACACTGACCTTCCTTCCTACCTACCTAGCTACCTACCTACCTTCTCGGGTCCGTACAGCTTGTCCGCGTACTCGCTGAGCAGGTTGAAGGCCTCCGCCGCGCATTTCCTCTGGTTCATGCTGCATGTGATAAGGATGCCCTGCATGCCCACCTCGAGCTCCCTGGAGCCCCTCCAGCGTTTAGCGTGATGCTGGGCGCCGAAGAAGTGCTTCTTGCCGCGCTTCCGAAACGCGTTCTGCGCCTCCGACATCTTGCCAATGACGTCACTGGAGACAGCTATTAATAAATGGGAtgatatttacttttttttctttggaggcTCTGTGTGTTAGCCGCTGAGCTCGGCGGCGGGCTTGGCTGCAAGCTGCGAAACGATTTAAAAGCGACACGCAGTCCCAAAGACGTCGAGGGTTTATCCAAGTCAAGTTGCTAAAATGTGTTACTCGAAAGGTGCGCTCACACTCTGTGACGGAAGGACGCTACTTTCACGTTTTGCAGGGACTCTACGGAGTGCGAGGACGGACAAAAAGCACGCCGTCGAGCTACGCCAAGCAAAGTTAAAAGAGAATTCGTCGAGGTCGTGCACTCGAAAAATAGCGTTTGGAATCTTACCCAAGTGGTGTAAAATAGGAGAAAATGCAATTGATTGACGGACACCTCATTGGGATTAAACGAGGCTTCTACGGCACgagaggagggacaaacaatTACGCCAAGTAAGTGATCAACAACGTAAGAATGTATTGAGTCACACTTACTGTGAAAGAAATAATGGTCACACGCAACTTACTAGCTCTTTGTTGTGATAAATATTCGCAAGTGTAACTAGGTGAAAAAAAGACAcccctcactcactcacttcaAAAGACCAGGACTTCTACGGAGGCCTATGAGGGTCAGTATACCAATTTACGCCGCTCTGTCATGTTATGGGGACCAAATAGAGCGGGAGTCGACTCTGTGACATCTTTCTTGTTTATTGGAGTACAATCTAAATGATTGCTCGTTTTgttcaaaagtaaaaaatataaataactgCAAtacttttcccccccaaatcatTCCGCCCCTCCACATCAGGCTTGCAAGCATAATGTGAAGCCCTCAAATGACTTACTGAGCGTTACCAGCTCTTCCTCAACATGGACTTGGGAGGCGGCCGCGTGGCTCTGACGCGAGACGTCGAAATAGACCACCTGGACTTTAGGGCCGACTCCCACTGGAAAAAGTGGCACCGCTTATTTTGGGTTGGCCCCGTCTGCTCGCCGCCAACTGAGCGGCGGCCGGCGCAGCAGTAGAACCCCTTTCCTTGATTGGGTCCCCCGTTGGACACCCGCAGACGCTTGGCGCGTCGTCCACAGTGGCAGAGTGGCGACGTCACCTTCCCATGGGTGGAAAGGGCGGCGACGCCAATGGCGACATCAGGGCCAGGCGCCCTCTCCCGGAGGAAGAAGCAATTGGGCTTGAACGGGCAGGCTTCTTTTGATTTGCTCGCCTCAGGATTCTCCGCGTCGTCGTGCGAAACAAGCGCCCCCTCGGCGCCATCCTCCAGAACCACGTCGTCGTACGTGGACCGCTCCTCGTCTTCCACGGAGAACTCCTCCTCCCTCGAGGTTGGAATTTGCGGGCCGCCAACGACGGAGGAGCACGGAAGCGGGCCGTTGCCGTTGTTCTCTTTGCAGATGCCCCACAGCGGTGTTGTCCTCCCACCCACAAGTGTCTTTAGGCTTTGAAGGGAGCCTCGGACCTGAAGGCTGTTTTCCTCGGTGGACCTTGTTTTATTGATCGCAGTCTGATGGCTTGCTCTGTTGGGGCCGGGGGCCTTTCGGCAATTTTCTCTCAGCGCAGGTTTGGCTGCCAAGGGTGTCTGTGATAAGATGACAACAGTACGTAGGGAGCTTTGAGGaattcttcaaaataaaaccattccTGTAAACCTaacaactcttttttttttttttggtcgtatttttcttctttactcTTGCAAAACAATGAATTTGTGCTCCTTAAATTGCCATTTTTATctcagaagaaaacaaacatttttattcaagtaCGGTATACAGCAACTACAACTTTAtttctggggaaaaaaaaaaaagcccatccATACTTGATTCATTTAAAAGAAGCGTGCGCTGGGGAGGACGGTGGCGAGCAAGAGGCGGGAGTCGAGGAAGGGGAACGTGAGGTGGGACGTCCACTCACCCTCTCCAAGCTCCTTGTGATCTTCATCACGCAGCCGTCCCTCATCATCCTGGCCGCCAGCCGAGCCGTgttcctggcgtcgtccagacCTGAAGAACAAAATGGAATCGTTACGAGCTGACGAGTCGAGGTGAAGCTCTTGTTCCCGTACCGCAATGTTCTCTGCCAGAGAACTCTATTCCCACGTCTTGCAGTGCTCCGTTCAGACCTCGGGGTTTCCTGTCGTAGAATTTCTACAAGAGAGCAAATCACGTTTGAAGCCACGGGCAGCGCAAGGGGGCGCTCTCTCCGGACGGCGCCAGAAAAGTTGAGTCCAATTCTTTTCGCGCAATAGTGTTGCCTTTTCAGAAACTTTCAATTGACTATTCTCAATGACACAACGTAAGCGTTTCCCCCCCCTAATTTGTTTGCCCAAAGAAGTGCAAAATAAACGTACCCTGTACGTGTCCCTCAAATCGATCCAGCTGTTGAGCACGTGGGGTTTGTGGATCTGCTTGCGTTGACACTCGTAGCGCAAGCAAACGCCGAGATCCCAATCTGATGACGAGCGCCTTCTCACAATCACGGATTGACGTGTTTGGATAGCGAATGTTCTACCTGACCACGTGAGGAAAGCGCAGAGCTTTTGGCCGGGCGGCTGGGCCGAGGAGCTCTGTTGCCGGGCGGCAAAGACGGCACCCTTCTCCAGGCgcagcttctgcagccagCGGCCGAACTGAGACAGACAAATCTGGAGCGGGACCCCCGCCTCCACCTGCATCTGTAAGgcgtggctgttttttttaattgagctttttttttctaacaacTCCCGCCGTCCGTATCTGCCGTCAGTCACCTGTGTGATCCCGGTGAGCTCGGTGCAGAAAGTTGACAGTACGGGCCGCTCCTGAGGTTGAACGTACGCGTGAAACTCCGACTCCATCTCACCCGTGCAGGTATCGAGAAGAACGGCCGGGAACTCGACTCGAggagaaaaccaaaacaattaccatgcaaaaacaatgagaaggcacttttgaaaatggatggaaactTACTTATTTCTTGAGTGAGGTTGTTTTTCTCTCGCCAACATGTGGACTCAAAATCAATGACAATCaggtatgaaaatatttgatctgATACAAAACATCAAACACAATCAGCTACGAAATTCCAAATGAGCGTTCTTGTTTCATGACGTCACTAACTTGACAGCAGAGTCTTCTTTGGCCCCGCGGATGACTGCCTCAGCAGGCCCAATTCTCTGGACACAATTATGTATAAGAATAGCAAGATTCCGTTCAAATAATCACACGTCATCTTTCacaattcaaacacaaattgaTTCCTCGCCGCACGTCGACAAGTTCAGCAAACATTATTAGCAGAAGCCGATGGTGCTAAAGCCAATACTGCAGCAGCCTTGTttacctctctctctctctctctctctctctctctctctctctctctctctctctctctctctctctctctctctctctctctctcacacacaaaggTTTGACTTGATTGTTTATCACACATCTGCTCGAACAGACATTACAAGTACGTACAATTTAAGGACAATGTGCTTGAGCTCAACACAACATACTCACTTGGCTAGCTTCTTTGTCGACATTTGCGCCGCTTGCGCTTGTCCGTGTTGCAGGATTTCAACGGAGGCAAGCAAACAGCAAATGGCAATGGCGCTTTCTTTTCAAACGAGTCGCATCCATGATTGGGTGCTTGGCTAGTTTGGTCCGCAAGGCAGCAAAATCGAGAGCAGAGTGAAAGCGGATCCGGACACCGCGCGTCCGTATTGagcttcaaaataaagcttCACCCGTCGGATTTCACCACGTTAATTCGATGAAACACCTCTGAGAAATATGTATTAATCATTGAAGATGAACTGGATTAGCAGTCCCAAAAAACGGCCATACACCCCAAGCATTGTTATCGATGTGTATGATCTGCGATTTAGTTTGAAAGTAAGCGACTCAAGCCAGCGGATTTGACGTGTCTCCATCGTCAAGTagctttccttccttccttccttctccgCTCACGcgctgcgtgtgtgcgtgttttcaAGCGTAATTTGAAAGATGT
This window harbors:
- the thumpd1 gene encoding THUMP domain-containing protein 1 isoform X4, coding for MSEAQNAFRKRGKKHFFGAQHHAKRWRGSRELEVGMQGILITCSMNQRKCAAEAFNLLSEYADKLYGPEKLTLTTCDFSAGGQFEEEAGECSEGENAKEEVDVEDALKKEVAQLRAGGGRQERRFQALDSGANNVIFIRTRNLESDKLVHHILSDLHATKKKKTRVILRMLPVTGTCKAFPEDMMRYMSTFLEPWFKKPNHATYQIAFKARNNSHNKRDDVIKAIAGLVGKLNPKNKVNLTQPDLTIILEVIKSVCCVSVVREYTRYRKYNLQEVVKDEEPKKEDAAKDAAKDGQGAATEPALAGGREAPEKEEDAAATQPALAGGSQAPEKEEDDAATQPALAGGSQAPEKEEDDAATQSAVVGGSAEEMQLAEEHLQEQSAMDDQQNKAEGDGE
- the thumpd1 gene encoding THUMP domain-containing protein 1 isoform X1, whose product is MSEAQNAFRKRGKKHFFGAQHHAKRWRGSRELEVGMQGILITCSMNQRKCAAEAFNLLSEYADKLYGPEKLTLTTCDFSAGGQFEEEAGECSEGENAKEEVDVEDALKKEVAQLRAGGGRQERRFQALDSGANNVIFIRTRNLESDKLVHHILSDLHATKKKKTRVILRMLPVTGTCKAFPEDMMRYMSTFLEPWFKKPNHATYQIAFKARNNSHNKRDDVIKAIAGLVGKLNPKNKVNLTQPDLTIILEVIKSVCCVSVVREYTRYRKYNLQEVVKDEEPKKEDAAKDAAKDGQGAATEPALAGGREALGKEEDAAAATQPALAGGSQAPEKEEDAAATQPALAGGSQAPEKEEDDAATQPALAGGSQAPEKEEDDAATQSAVVGGSAEEMQLAEEHLQEQSAMDDQQNKAEGDGE
- the eri2 gene encoding ERI1 exoribonuclease 2; this encodes MSTKKLAKELGLLRQSSAGPKKTLLSNQIFSYLIVIDFESTCWREKNNLTQEIIEFPAVLLDTCTGEMESEFHAYVQPQERPVLSTFCTELTGITQMQVEAGVPLQICLSQFGRWLQKLRLEKGAVFAARQQSSSAQPPGQKLCAFLTWSDWDLGVCLRYECQRKQIHKPHVLNSWIDLRDTYRKFYDRKPRGLNGALQDVGIEFSGREHCGLDDARNTARLAARMMRDGCVMKITRSLERTPLAAKPALRENCRKAPGPNRASHQTAINKTRSTEENSLQVRGSLQSLKTLVGGRTTPLWGICKENNGNGPLPCSSVVGGPQIPTSREEEFSVEDEERSTYDDVVLEDGAEGALVSHDDAENPEASKSKEACPFKPNCFFLRERAPGPDVAIGVAALSTHGKVTSPLCHCGRRAKRLRVSNGGPNQGKGFYCCAGRRSVGGEQTGPTQNKRCHFFQWESALKSRWSISTSRVRATRPPPKSMLRKSW
- the thumpd1 gene encoding THUMP domain-containing protein 1 isoform X3; amino-acid sequence: MSEAQNAFRKRGKKHFFGAQHHAKRWRGSRELEVGMQGILITCSMNQRKCAAEAFNLLSEYADKLYGPEKLTLTTCDFSAGGQFEEEAGECSEGENAKEEVDVEDALKKEVAQLRAGGGRQERRFQALDSGANNVIFIRTRNLESDKLVHHILSDLHATKKKKTRVILRMLPVTGTCKAFPEDMMRYMSTFLEPWFKKPNHATYQIAFKARNNSHNKRDDVIKAIAGLVGKLNPKNKVNLTQPDLTIILEVIKSVCCVSVVREYTRYRKYNLQEVVKDEEPKKEDAAKDAAKDGQGAATEPALAGGREALGKEEDAAAATQPALAGGSQAPEKEEDAAATQPALAGGSQAPEKEEDDAATQSAVVGGSAEEMQLAEEHLQEQSAMDDQQNKAEGDGE
- the thumpd1 gene encoding THUMP domain-containing protein 1 isoform X5; the protein is MSEAQNAFRKRGKKHFFGAQHHAKRWRGSRELEVGMQGILITCSMNQRKCAAEAFNLLSEYADKLYGPEKLTLTTCDFSAGGQFEEEAGECSEGENAKEEVDVEDALKKEVAQLRAGGGRQERRFQALDSGANNVIFIRTRNLESDKLVHHILSDLHATKKKKTRVILRMLPVTGTCKAFPEDMMRYMSTFLEPWFKKPNHATYQIAFKARNNSHNKRDDVIKAIAGLVGKLNPKNKVNLTQPDLTIILEVIKSVCCVSVVREYTRYRKYNLQEVVKDEEPKKEDAAKDAAKDGQGAATEPALAGGREAPEKEEDDAATQPALAGGSQAPEKEEDDAATQSAVVGGSAEEMQLAEEHLQEQSAMDDQQNKAEGDGE
- the thumpd1 gene encoding THUMP domain-containing protein 1 isoform X2, with the translated sequence MSEAQNAFRKRGKKHFFGAQHHAKRWRGSRELEVGMQGILITCSMNQRKCAAEAFNLLSEYADKLYGPEKFEEEAGECSEGENAKEEVDVEDALKKEVAQLRAGGGRQERRFQALDSGANNVIFIRTRNLESDKLVHHILSDLHATKKKKTRVILRMLPVTGTCKAFPEDMMRYMSTFLEPWFKKPNHATYQIAFKARNNSHNKRDDVIKAIAGLVGKLNPKNKVNLTQPDLTIILEVIKSVCCVSVVREYTRYRKYNLQEVVKDEEPKKEDAAKDAAKDGQGAATEPALAGGREALGKEEDAAAATQPALAGGSQAPEKEEDAAATQPALAGGSQAPEKEEDDAATQPALAGGSQAPEKEEDDAATQSAVVGGSAEEMQLAEEHLQEQSAMDDQQNKAEGDGE